A DNA window from Vigna angularis cultivar LongXiaoDou No.4 chromosome 1, ASM1680809v1, whole genome shotgun sequence contains the following coding sequences:
- the LOC108322300 gene encoding uncharacterized protein LOC108322300: MSVTAGVSDTVIAIRDKLRGKIGQTKVQRYWPGKVPEWADDENEDIAPADIRPSREAALEKVFPRHEEDTAIVRKDDRRLRRLAESRIDNREEVRADHRRIRQAEIVSTIEEEARRQEGLELEEEDENALAERRRLIKEKLLHREQEEALPQEEEEEEEEEEEEEESEYETDSDEEYTGVAMVKPVFVPKSERDTIAERERLEAEEQALEDARKRRLEERRIETKQIVVEEIRKDEEIQKNLEMEANIADVDTDDEVNEAEEYEAWKVREIGRIKRDREDREAMLKEKEEIERVRNMTEEERREWERKNPKPAPPPKQKWRFMQKYYHKGAFFQSESDDRASTVGSDGIFTRDFSAPTGEDKMDKTILPKVMQVKHFGRSGRTKWTHLVNEDTTDWNNPWTYNDPLRAKYNDKMAAMNAPMSKPKGSRKLKDWESR, encoded by the coding sequence ATGTCGGTGACAGCGGGTGTTAGTGATACTGTAATAGCCATTAGGGATAAGCTGAGAGGTAAAATTGGGCAAACAAAAGTTCAGCGTTATTGGCCTGGTAAAGTTCCTGAATGGGCTGATGATGAGAATGAAGACATTGCCCCTGCCGATATTAGACCCTCCAGGGAAGCTGCCTTGGAGAAAGTATTTCCTCGTCACGAGGAAGATACTGCTATAGTTAGAAAAGATGATCGCCGGCTCCGGCGATTGGCTGAGAGTCGGATAGATAACCGGGAGGAGGTGAGGGCTGATCATCGCCGCATTCGGCAAGCTGAGATTGTTTCCACCATTGAAGAGGAGGCCAGGAGGCAGGAAGGGTTggaattggaagaagaagatgaaaatgcTTTGGCAGAAAGAAGGAGGCTGATCAAAGAGAAGTTGCTTCATAGAGAGCAGGAAGAGGCGCTACCtcaggaagaggaggaggaggaggaagaggaggaggaggaggaggaatcTGAGTATGAGACTGACTCTGATGAGGAATATACTGGAGTGGCTATGGTGAAGCCTGTTTTTGTTCCCAAGTCTGAGAGAGATACCATTGCTGAGCGCGAGCGGCTTGAGGCTGAGGAACAGGCACTTGAAGATGCAAGGAAGAGGAGGTTGGAGGAAAGAAGGATTGAGACAAAGCAGATTGTTGTTGAGGAGATCCGAAAGGATGAAGAAATCCAGAAAAACTTGGAAATGGAGGCCAACATTGCTGATGTGGATACTGATGATGAAGTCAATGAGGCTGAGGAGTATGAGGCTTGGAAAGTTAGGGAGATTGGTAGGATCAAGAGGGATAGGGAGGATCGGGAGGCAATGttgaaggaaaaagaagagattgaGCGGGTGAGAAACATGACAGAGGAAGAGAGGAGGGAGTGGGAAAGGAAGAATCCGAAACCTGCTCCACCACCAAAGCAGAAGTGGAGATTTATGCAGAAATACTATCACAAAGGAGCTTTCTTCCAGTCTGAATCTGACGATAGGGCTTCCACTGTTGGATCTGATGGTATTTTCACACGTGATTTCTCTGCTCCAACTGGGGAGGATAAAATGGACAAGACAATATTACCCAAGGTTATGCAAGTCAAGCACTTTGGTCGTAGTGGAAGAACTAAATGGACCCATCTTGTCAATGAGGATACAACTGATTGGAACAACCC